One segment of Sander vitreus isolate 19-12246 chromosome 20, sanVit1, whole genome shotgun sequence DNA contains the following:
- the LOC144535755 gene encoding melanoma inhibitory activity protein 2-like isoform X2 gives MDENEAMSVVSTLPDDIRPGPDLYGVPWEPVIITSVVGLVTMLLFTCRCYSSVKSRMYRGKERRMAEQVAQLLDEKCKVLETLSKCQQEYDDLEDSLRDSGVLAQNQKTEHLEVKARQLEHAKREFDRDLEQLKDQLDQQREHRIEQEKQIAVLEESMKTFEEETKDLQSQEEQAQTTLKVYNMNSDRLQRNLETAGEENTLLQESNAQLRQQVEGWAERVSELEAEMSRCEVAHRGMLQDVANKDERIMSLTDRLLSMKAWDSDLQEEADGEGEGQEASNGTAGRGEENERGDVLDTQGHLQKVQKLIYAAKLNADLKSVDEDKDRLFAKLNDEVKAKEDLQVRIEELENDKLSLQSDTEQSSDQVQRLQQKLQIMTEMYQENELKLHRLLTVEEKERMQKEEKLNKADKNITMAMEELSNYRQRAGEMEEELEKTKQSYQTQISAHEKKAHNNWLAARAAERELADIRRENSLFRQKLTDTQFKLDALDNDPYALDSLARPLPFRAERSPYGPSPLGRPASETRAFLSPPTLMDGPPARLSPRVSRGPVEPPGGQGEMERSGGPHSDSGSISPTWERDRRGPPAGPPGYMFPEQGGPMYRRPPPGALGLLPPPGPLHPRGLPPLPPHPADMADGSYRENSHGPGEQEHRESGPGDRRTPPETDPRLGGAPPPGPPMGPMDGPFPRRSPYGPPPPDFYPPRGPGGPTMMPMWAPPPPGMMFPPRFPPGGPPHPHYAPPMRPPLPDGHLHASMGPPPPQQSLPSPPHSQSPEEHTPSPEDAI, from the exons ATGGACGAAAATGAGGCCATGTCG GTTGTATCAACACTGCCTGATGACATCAGACCCGGGCCAGACCTGTATGGGGTGCCATGGGAACCAGTCATCATCACCAGTGTGGTGGGGCTGGTGACAATGCTGTTGTTCACCTGTAGATGTTATAGCTCT gTCAAAAGCAGAATGTATCGAG GTAAAGAGCGGCGGATGGCTGAGCAGGTTGCACAGCTGCTGGATGAGAAGTGTAAAGTCCTTGAGACTCTCAGCAAATGTCAACAAGAG TATGATGACCTGGAAGACTCACTGAGGGACAGTGGTGTCTTGGCCCAAAATCAAAAGACAGAACATCTTGAG GTTAAAGCCAGACAGTTGGAACATGCTAAAAGGGAGTTTGATAGGGATCTTGAACAGCTAAAGGATCAACTGGACCAACAGAGAGAACACAGGATAGAGCAAGAAAAGCAg ATTGCAGTGCTTGAAGAAAGCATGAAAACGTTTGAAGAAGAAACCAAAGACCTCCAGTCACAGGAAGAGCAG GCACAAACCACTCTGAAAGTGTACAATATGAACAGTGACAGACTACAGAGGAATCTGGAAACAGCTGGAGAGGAGAACACACTGCTACAGGAGAGCAATGCTCAG TTGAGGCAGCAGGTGGAGGGATGGGCAGAAAGAGTAAGCGAGTTGGAGGCGGAGATGAGCAGGTGTGAGGTTGCCCACAGGGGGATGCTGCAGGACGTGGCCAACAAGGATGAGCGTATAATG TCCTTGACAGATCGGCTGCTGAGCATGAAAGCTTGGGATTCAGACCTGCAGGAAGAGGCAGATGGGGAAGGAGAAGGGCAGGAGGCGTCCAATGGTACcgcagggagaggagaggagaatgaAAGAGGAGACGTTTTGGACACACAAGGCCATCTCCAGAAAGTCCAGAAACTTATCTATGCTGCTAAG CTGAATGCAGACCTCAAATCAGTAGAtgaagacaaagacagattGTTTGCTAAACTGAATGATGAAGTCAAAGCTAAAGAAGACCTGCAAG TGAGAATTGAGGAGCTGGAAAATGATAAATTATCTCTGCAGTCGGACACTGAGCAGTCCTCCGATCAG GTCCAACGATTACAACAGAAACTCCAGATTATGACAGAAATGTACCAGGAGAACGAGCTTAAGTTACACAG GCTGCTGACAGTGGAGGAGAAGGAGCGCATGCAGAAAGAAGAGAAGTTAAATAAAGCCGACAAAAACATCACTATGGCCATGGAAGAACTCAGCAACTATAG ACAACGAgcaggagagatggaggaggagctggagaaaaCCAAACAGTCTTACCAGACTCAAATATCAGCACATGAAAAGAAGGCTCACAATAACTGG CTGGCAGCCCGAGCAGCAGAAAGAGAGCTAGCAGACATCCGGAGAGAGAACAGCCTCTTCAGACAGAA gctgacagacacacagtttaAACTGGACGCCCTCGACAACGATCCCTACGCCTTGGACAGCCTGGCTAGACCGCTGCCTTTCAGAG CTGAAAGGTCACCCTACGGCCCATCTCCTCTGGGTCGACCTGCATCTGAAACCAGagcttttctttctcctcctaCATTAATGGATGGACCGCCTGCTAGACTGTCTCCAcgag TGTCTCGAGGTCCAGTGGAGCCCCCAGGTGGCCAAGGAGAGATGGAGCGGAGTGGAGGTCCTCATTCAGACAGTGGCTCAATCTCTCCAACATGGGAGAGAGATCGTAGGGGCCCCCCAGCAGGAcccccag gctaTATGTTCCCAGAACAAGGAGGTCCGATGTACAGGAGACCTCCTCCCGGAGCTCTGGGCCTCTTGCCTCCACCCGGCCCTCTCCATCCTAGGGGTCTCCCCCCATTACCCCCTCACCCTGCAGACATGGCGG ATGGTTCATACAGAGAAAACAGCCATGGGCCTGGTGAACAGGAACACAGAGAG TCGGGTCCCGGTGACCGAAGGACTCCCCCTGAAACGGATCCAAGGCTGGGGGGCGCACCCCCACCTGGACCCCCGATGGGCCCCATGGACGGTCCCTTTCCTCGTAGATCCCCTTACGGACCACCACCTCCTGACTTCTACCCTCCTAGGGGACCTGGGGGCCCTACCATGATGCCTA TGTGggcccctcctcctccagggATGATGTTCCCTCCTCGTTTCCCTCCAGGTGGACCTCCTCATCCTCACTACGCTCCCCCCATGCGGCCCCCTTTGCCCGACGGCCACCTACACGCTTCCATGGGTCCTCCCCCTCCTCAGCAGTCCCTCCCCTCCCCACCACACAGCCAGTCCCCAGAGGAGCACACGCCCTCGCCTGAAGACGCCATTTGA
- the LOC144535755 gene encoding melanoma inhibitory activity protein 2-like isoform X1: MAEHTASDQSASKVVDFQATAEAYYSIAVEKVKDVVSTLPDDIRPGPDLYGVPWEPVIITSVVGLVTMLLFTCRCYSSVKSRMYRGKERRMAEQVAQLLDEKCKVLETLSKCQQEYDDLEDSLRDSGVLAQNQKTEHLEVKARQLEHAKREFDRDLEQLKDQLDQQREHRIEQEKQIAVLEESMKTFEEETKDLQSQEEQAQTTLKVYNMNSDRLQRNLETAGEENTLLQESNAQLRQQVEGWAERVSELEAEMSRCEVAHRGMLQDVANKDERIMSLTDRLLSMKAWDSDLQEEADGEGEGQEASNGTAGRGEENERGDVLDTQGHLQKVQKLIYAAKLNADLKSVDEDKDRLFAKLNDEVKAKEDLQVRIEELENDKLSLQSDTEQSSDQVQRLQQKLQIMTEMYQENELKLHRLLTVEEKERMQKEEKLNKADKNITMAMEELSNYRQRAGEMEEELEKTKQSYQTQISAHEKKAHNNWLAARAAERELADIRRENSLFRQKLTDTQFKLDALDNDPYALDSLARPLPFRAERSPYGPSPLGRPASETRAFLSPPTLMDGPPARLSPRVSRGPVEPPGGQGEMERSGGPHSDSGSISPTWERDRRGPPAGPPGYMFPEQGGPMYRRPPPGALGLLPPPGPLHPRGLPPLPPHPADMADGSYRENSHGPGEQEHRESGPGDRRTPPETDPRLGGAPPPGPPMGPMDGPFPRRSPYGPPPPDFYPPRGPGGPTMMPMWAPPPPGMMFPPRFPPGGPPHPHYAPPMRPPLPDGHLHASMGPPPPQQSLPSPPHSQSPEEHTPSPEDAI, from the exons ATGGCGGAACATACGGCAAGCGACCAGTCGGCCAGCAAAGTGGTCGACTTTCAGGCGACGGCAGAGGCTTACTACAGTATCGCCGTGGAGAAAGTGAAGGAT GTTGTATCAACACTGCCTGATGACATCAGACCCGGGCCAGACCTGTATGGGGTGCCATGGGAACCAGTCATCATCACCAGTGTGGTGGGGCTGGTGACAATGCTGTTGTTCACCTGTAGATGTTATAGCTCT gTCAAAAGCAGAATGTATCGAG GTAAAGAGCGGCGGATGGCTGAGCAGGTTGCACAGCTGCTGGATGAGAAGTGTAAAGTCCTTGAGACTCTCAGCAAATGTCAACAAGAG TATGATGACCTGGAAGACTCACTGAGGGACAGTGGTGTCTTGGCCCAAAATCAAAAGACAGAACATCTTGAG GTTAAAGCCAGACAGTTGGAACATGCTAAAAGGGAGTTTGATAGGGATCTTGAACAGCTAAAGGATCAACTGGACCAACAGAGAGAACACAGGATAGAGCAAGAAAAGCAg ATTGCAGTGCTTGAAGAAAGCATGAAAACGTTTGAAGAAGAAACCAAAGACCTCCAGTCACAGGAAGAGCAG GCACAAACCACTCTGAAAGTGTACAATATGAACAGTGACAGACTACAGAGGAATCTGGAAACAGCTGGAGAGGAGAACACACTGCTACAGGAGAGCAATGCTCAG TTGAGGCAGCAGGTGGAGGGATGGGCAGAAAGAGTAAGCGAGTTGGAGGCGGAGATGAGCAGGTGTGAGGTTGCCCACAGGGGGATGCTGCAGGACGTGGCCAACAAGGATGAGCGTATAATG TCCTTGACAGATCGGCTGCTGAGCATGAAAGCTTGGGATTCAGACCTGCAGGAAGAGGCAGATGGGGAAGGAGAAGGGCAGGAGGCGTCCAATGGTACcgcagggagaggagaggagaatgaAAGAGGAGACGTTTTGGACACACAAGGCCATCTCCAGAAAGTCCAGAAACTTATCTATGCTGCTAAG CTGAATGCAGACCTCAAATCAGTAGAtgaagacaaagacagattGTTTGCTAAACTGAATGATGAAGTCAAAGCTAAAGAAGACCTGCAAG TGAGAATTGAGGAGCTGGAAAATGATAAATTATCTCTGCAGTCGGACACTGAGCAGTCCTCCGATCAG GTCCAACGATTACAACAGAAACTCCAGATTATGACAGAAATGTACCAGGAGAACGAGCTTAAGTTACACAG GCTGCTGACAGTGGAGGAGAAGGAGCGCATGCAGAAAGAAGAGAAGTTAAATAAAGCCGACAAAAACATCACTATGGCCATGGAAGAACTCAGCAACTATAG ACAACGAgcaggagagatggaggaggagctggagaaaaCCAAACAGTCTTACCAGACTCAAATATCAGCACATGAAAAGAAGGCTCACAATAACTGG CTGGCAGCCCGAGCAGCAGAAAGAGAGCTAGCAGACATCCGGAGAGAGAACAGCCTCTTCAGACAGAA gctgacagacacacagtttaAACTGGACGCCCTCGACAACGATCCCTACGCCTTGGACAGCCTGGCTAGACCGCTGCCTTTCAGAG CTGAAAGGTCACCCTACGGCCCATCTCCTCTGGGTCGACCTGCATCTGAAACCAGagcttttctttctcctcctaCATTAATGGATGGACCGCCTGCTAGACTGTCTCCAcgag TGTCTCGAGGTCCAGTGGAGCCCCCAGGTGGCCAAGGAGAGATGGAGCGGAGTGGAGGTCCTCATTCAGACAGTGGCTCAATCTCTCCAACATGGGAGAGAGATCGTAGGGGCCCCCCAGCAGGAcccccag gctaTATGTTCCCAGAACAAGGAGGTCCGATGTACAGGAGACCTCCTCCCGGAGCTCTGGGCCTCTTGCCTCCACCCGGCCCTCTCCATCCTAGGGGTCTCCCCCCATTACCCCCTCACCCTGCAGACATGGCGG ATGGTTCATACAGAGAAAACAGCCATGGGCCTGGTGAACAGGAACACAGAGAG TCGGGTCCCGGTGACCGAAGGACTCCCCCTGAAACGGATCCAAGGCTGGGGGGCGCACCCCCACCTGGACCCCCGATGGGCCCCATGGACGGTCCCTTTCCTCGTAGATCCCCTTACGGACCACCACCTCCTGACTTCTACCCTCCTAGGGGACCTGGGGGCCCTACCATGATGCCTA TGTGggcccctcctcctccagggATGATGTTCCCTCCTCGTTTCCCTCCAGGTGGACCTCCTCATCCTCACTACGCTCCCCCCATGCGGCCCCCTTTGCCCGACGGCCACCTACACGCTTCCATGGGTCCTCCCCCTCCTCAGCAGTCCCTCCCCTCCCCACCACACAGCCAGTCCCCAGAGGAGCACACGCCCTCGCCTGAAGACGCCATTTGA
- the LOC144535755 gene encoding melanoma inhibitory activity protein 2-like isoform X3, with amino-acid sequence MAEHTASDQSASKVVDFQATAEAYYSIAVEKVKDVVSTLPDDIRPGPDLYGVPWEPVIITSVVGLVTMLLFTCRCYSSVKSRMYRGKERRMAEQVAQLLDEKCKVLETLSKCQQEYDDLEDSLRDSGVLAQNQKTEHLEVKARQLEHAKREFDRDLEQLKDQLDQQREHRIEQEKQIAVLEESMKTFEEETKDLQSQEEQAQTTLKVYNMNSDRLQRNLETAGEENTLLQESNAQLRQQVEGWAERVSELEAEMSRCEVAHRGMLQDVANKDERIMSLTDRLLSMKAWDSDLQEEADGEGEGQEASNGTAGRGEENERGDVLDTQGHLQKVQKLIYAAKLNADLKSVDEDKDRLFAKLNDEVKAKEDLQVRIEELENDKLSLQSDTEQSSDQVQRLQQKLQIMTEMYQENELKLHRLLTVEEKERMQKEEKLNKADKNITMAMEELSNYRQRAGEMEEELEKTKQSYQTQISAHEKKAHNNWLAARAAERELADIRRENSLFRQKLTDTQFKLDALDNDPYALDSLARPLPFRVSRGPVEPPGGQGEMERSGGPHSDSGSISPTWERDRRGPPAGPPGYMFPEQGGPMYRRPPPGALGLLPPPGPLHPRGLPPLPPHPADMADGSYRENSHGPGEQEHRESGPGDRRTPPETDPRLGGAPPPGPPMGPMDGPFPRRSPYGPPPPDFYPPRGPGGPTMMPMWAPPPPGMMFPPRFPPGGPPHPHYAPPMRPPLPDGHLHASMGPPPPQQSLPSPPHSQSPEEHTPSPEDAI; translated from the exons ATGGCGGAACATACGGCAAGCGACCAGTCGGCCAGCAAAGTGGTCGACTTTCAGGCGACGGCAGAGGCTTACTACAGTATCGCCGTGGAGAAAGTGAAGGAT GTTGTATCAACACTGCCTGATGACATCAGACCCGGGCCAGACCTGTATGGGGTGCCATGGGAACCAGTCATCATCACCAGTGTGGTGGGGCTGGTGACAATGCTGTTGTTCACCTGTAGATGTTATAGCTCT gTCAAAAGCAGAATGTATCGAG GTAAAGAGCGGCGGATGGCTGAGCAGGTTGCACAGCTGCTGGATGAGAAGTGTAAAGTCCTTGAGACTCTCAGCAAATGTCAACAAGAG TATGATGACCTGGAAGACTCACTGAGGGACAGTGGTGTCTTGGCCCAAAATCAAAAGACAGAACATCTTGAG GTTAAAGCCAGACAGTTGGAACATGCTAAAAGGGAGTTTGATAGGGATCTTGAACAGCTAAAGGATCAACTGGACCAACAGAGAGAACACAGGATAGAGCAAGAAAAGCAg ATTGCAGTGCTTGAAGAAAGCATGAAAACGTTTGAAGAAGAAACCAAAGACCTCCAGTCACAGGAAGAGCAG GCACAAACCACTCTGAAAGTGTACAATATGAACAGTGACAGACTACAGAGGAATCTGGAAACAGCTGGAGAGGAGAACACACTGCTACAGGAGAGCAATGCTCAG TTGAGGCAGCAGGTGGAGGGATGGGCAGAAAGAGTAAGCGAGTTGGAGGCGGAGATGAGCAGGTGTGAGGTTGCCCACAGGGGGATGCTGCAGGACGTGGCCAACAAGGATGAGCGTATAATG TCCTTGACAGATCGGCTGCTGAGCATGAAAGCTTGGGATTCAGACCTGCAGGAAGAGGCAGATGGGGAAGGAGAAGGGCAGGAGGCGTCCAATGGTACcgcagggagaggagaggagaatgaAAGAGGAGACGTTTTGGACACACAAGGCCATCTCCAGAAAGTCCAGAAACTTATCTATGCTGCTAAG CTGAATGCAGACCTCAAATCAGTAGAtgaagacaaagacagattGTTTGCTAAACTGAATGATGAAGTCAAAGCTAAAGAAGACCTGCAAG TGAGAATTGAGGAGCTGGAAAATGATAAATTATCTCTGCAGTCGGACACTGAGCAGTCCTCCGATCAG GTCCAACGATTACAACAGAAACTCCAGATTATGACAGAAATGTACCAGGAGAACGAGCTTAAGTTACACAG GCTGCTGACAGTGGAGGAGAAGGAGCGCATGCAGAAAGAAGAGAAGTTAAATAAAGCCGACAAAAACATCACTATGGCCATGGAAGAACTCAGCAACTATAG ACAACGAgcaggagagatggaggaggagctggagaaaaCCAAACAGTCTTACCAGACTCAAATATCAGCACATGAAAAGAAGGCTCACAATAACTGG CTGGCAGCCCGAGCAGCAGAAAGAGAGCTAGCAGACATCCGGAGAGAGAACAGCCTCTTCAGACAGAA gctgacagacacacagtttaAACTGGACGCCCTCGACAACGATCCCTACGCCTTGGACAGCCTGGCTAGACCGCTGCCTTTCAGAG TGTCTCGAGGTCCAGTGGAGCCCCCAGGTGGCCAAGGAGAGATGGAGCGGAGTGGAGGTCCTCATTCAGACAGTGGCTCAATCTCTCCAACATGGGAGAGAGATCGTAGGGGCCCCCCAGCAGGAcccccag gctaTATGTTCCCAGAACAAGGAGGTCCGATGTACAGGAGACCTCCTCCCGGAGCTCTGGGCCTCTTGCCTCCACCCGGCCCTCTCCATCCTAGGGGTCTCCCCCCATTACCCCCTCACCCTGCAGACATGGCGG ATGGTTCATACAGAGAAAACAGCCATGGGCCTGGTGAACAGGAACACAGAGAG TCGGGTCCCGGTGACCGAAGGACTCCCCCTGAAACGGATCCAAGGCTGGGGGGCGCACCCCCACCTGGACCCCCGATGGGCCCCATGGACGGTCCCTTTCCTCGTAGATCCCCTTACGGACCACCACCTCCTGACTTCTACCCTCCTAGGGGACCTGGGGGCCCTACCATGATGCCTA TGTGggcccctcctcctccagggATGATGTTCCCTCCTCGTTTCCCTCCAGGTGGACCTCCTCATCCTCACTACGCTCCCCCCATGCGGCCCCCTTTGCCCGACGGCCACCTACACGCTTCCATGGGTCCTCCCCCTCCTCAGCAGTCCCTCCCCTCCCCACCACACAGCCAGTCCCCAGAGGAGCACACGCCCTCGCCTGAAGACGCCATTTGA
- the brms1la gene encoding breast cancer metastasis-suppressor 1-like protein-A: MPVHRDREKKEITAEEMEVEEQEQEASSSEEEDSDTSSVSEDGDSSEMDEEDCERRRMECLDEMTNLEKQFTDLKDQLYRERLSQVNSKLSEVEAGRAAEYLEPLAVLLENMQVRTKVAGIYRELCLESLKNKYECEIQAACQHWESEKLLLFDTVQSELEEKIRRLEEDRHSIDITSELWNDELSGRKKRRDALSPDKKRRRPSVVSGPYIVYMLPDLDILEDWTAIRKAVATLGPHRGKSDSDSPVFPFRQDRSRPILNC; the protein is encoded by the exons ATGCCGGTGCACCGTGACCGGGAGAAGAAAGAGATCACAGCAGAGGAGATGGAGGTGGAGGAGCAGGAGCAAGAGGCGTCCAGCTCGGAGGAGGAGGATTCTGACACTTCATCTGTTTCCGAGGATGGAGACAGCTCTG AAATGGATGAAGAGGACTGTGAGCGGAGAAGGATGGAGTGTCTGGATGAAATGACCAACCTGGAGAAACAGTTCACAGATCTCAAAGACCA GCTGTATCGTGAGCGTCTCAGTCAGGTGAACAGCAAGCTGTCGGAGGTGGAGGCTGGCCGGGCAGCAGAATATCTGGAGCCTCTGGCTGTACTGTTGGAGAACATGCAGGTCCGCACCAAGGTGGCAG GTATCTACAGAGAGTTGTGTCTGGAGTCCTTGAAGAACAAGTATGAGTGTGAGATCCAGGCTGCATGCCAGCACTGggag agcgagaagctgctgctgtttgacacAGTACAGAGTGAACTGGAAGAGAAAATTCGAAGACTGGAGGAAGACAGACACAGCATCGATATTACATCAG agTTGTGGAATGATGAGTTATCaggaaggaagaagaggagagatgCTTTAAGTCCAGATAAGAAGAGGAGACGGCCTTCAGTGGTGTCTG GCCCATATATTGTTTACATGCTACCTGACTTGGACATCCTGGAAGACTGGACAGCTATCAGAAAG GCCGTTGCTACGCTGGGTCCCCACAGAGGGAAGTCGGACTCtgacagccctgtgttcccattCAGACAAGACAGAAGCAGGCCCATTCTCAACTgctga